In the genome of Mucilaginibacter defluvii, one region contains:
- a CDS encoding sigma-70 family RNA polymerase sigma factor has product MQKRIGGTLSESEVLVQFTNGNETALRSIYNATSGKLIRQATKIVGDNFTASCIVQEAFLKAWELRERMRSILHVYRFLRLTVTWKCYAWLNKPANRFSRTKTIYYGDMSLFENSYCQSVSFPKQGTEEQQLDAIGKVLLYLPVKSKDIFDLYFSKGYSYRKIAERYGRSVQGISADIRHSVAKVRQMIQVKSEETKPGKTSLAAYDVFLQGVQLTIFRLRYEQKQSFECIANTLALPLTEVQRQYVRSYHQLRKCSAL; this is encoded by the coding sequence ATGCAAAAGCGTATTGGAGGAACTCTGTCCGAAAGCGAAGTATTAGTACAGTTTACAAATGGTAATGAAACTGCCTTAAGGTCCATTTACAATGCCACGTCTGGTAAACTTATACGACAAGCGACAAAAATTGTGGGAGACAATTTTACTGCCAGTTGTATCGTACAGGAAGCTTTTCTAAAGGCCTGGGAGTTGCGTGAACGCATGCGGAGCATATTGCATGTTTACCGTTTTCTGCGGCTGACCGTTACCTGGAAATGTTATGCCTGGCTTAATAAACCAGCTAATCGCTTCAGTCGTACTAAAACGATCTATTACGGTGATATGTCCTTGTTTGAGAATAGTTATTGTCAATCCGTATCATTTCCAAAGCAAGGCACTGAAGAACAGCAACTCGATGCCATAGGAAAAGTACTGCTCTATTTACCTGTAAAAAGCAAAGATATTTTTGACCTGTATTTCTCTAAAGGTTATAGCTATCGTAAGATTGCAGAAAGGTATGGGAGAAGTGTGCAGGGTATATCTGCTGACATTAGACATTCGGTAGCAAAAGTGCGTCAGATGATACAGGTAAAGAGCGAAGAGACGAAGCCTGGAAAAACTTCATTGGCTGCTTATGATGTGTTTCTTCAAGGTGTCCAGCTTACCATCTTCCGCCTCCGTTATGAACAAAAGCAAAGCTTCGAGTGCATTGCAAATACACTCGCCCTACCATTGACTGAAGTGCAGCGGCAATACGTGCGGTCCTATCATCAACTAAGAAAATGTAGTGCATTATGA
- a CDS encoding RNA polymerase sigma factor: MITDEAELIQLLNAKDQRAFAIVYDLFWGTLYIQAFKVLKDEDAAKDVVQEVFVGVWNSRAPIQGNLSGYLYASTRFKTLNYIRNHKTQSDYVDLFGLYIADHSNDVLDHVLEKELEETIEMMISKLPAKMREVFELSRKEHLSHKEIATLLGISEGTVKRQTSNALRLLRTGLSDIGYILLAVMLKHLT; the protein is encoded by the coding sequence ATGATTACTGACGAAGCAGAACTTATTCAACTTCTAAATGCAAAAGACCAGCGGGCTTTCGCTATAGTCTATGATCTGTTTTGGGGCACCCTGTACATTCAGGCATTCAAGGTACTAAAGGATGAGGACGCGGCTAAAGACGTCGTGCAGGAGGTGTTTGTAGGCGTTTGGAACAGTCGTGCCCCCATTCAAGGTAACCTTTCAGGTTACTTATACGCCAGTACACGGTTTAAAACACTTAATTATATCCGTAATCACAAGACACAATCAGATTACGTCGATCTATTTGGCTTATATATAGCAGACCATAGCAATGATGTTTTGGATCATGTGCTGGAAAAGGAATTGGAGGAAACAATTGAGATGATGATCAGCAAACTGCCTGCAAAAATGCGTGAAGTGTTTGAACTGAGCCGCAAGGAGCATCTTTCACATAAAGAGATAGCGACATTGTTAGGCATATCTGAAGGTACAGTAAAGAGACAAACCAGTAATGCGTTAAGGCTGCTCAGGACTGGGCTGAGTGACATCGGTTATATTCTACTGGCGGTGATGCTGAAACATCTTACTTAA
- a CDS encoding FecR domain-containing protein, with protein sequence MDTREVRQLIDKYLNGQCSDEERRLVESFYADQLSSGEISEEIERGNELKAAMWKVVAGHIEQPPKHRLFNFHRWPAAAAVLLIASCTIVALWVARTAKEPALTFTITDIPPGTQKAFLKLADGQEVILSDAKNGVIATQSQATITKNTKGQIVYQHHADAKPVGINEISTPRGGEYQVVLPDRTHVWLNAATTLKFPTAFTGKERVIELDGEAYFEVAKDKKHPFIVRSNGQSVQVLGTHFNIKSYKDESAIVTTLLEGSVTVTKNGHQTLLIPGEQAIATDKIQVSEVDVDAAVAWKNGKTVFDHNDIPTMMRGLSRWYNVDVEYRGSVPQRSFTGGISRQSNLSGVLKILQSSGINARIEDKKIVIQP encoded by the coding sequence ATGGACACCAGAGAAGTCAGGCAACTTATCGACAAATATTTAAACGGTCAATGTTCTGACGAAGAACGGAGGTTGGTAGAAAGCTTTTATGCCGACCAGCTTTCATCAGGAGAAATTTCTGAAGAGATCGAGAGAGGCAATGAACTTAAAGCAGCGATGTGGAAGGTCGTGGCTGGCCATATCGAGCAACCGCCTAAACACAGATTATTCAACTTTCACAGATGGCCAGCTGCAGCTGCCGTACTGCTAATCGCGAGTTGTACGATTGTTGCACTTTGGGTAGCTCGGACGGCTAAAGAACCTGCCCTTACCTTTACTATAACAGATATACCGCCAGGAACTCAAAAGGCTTTCCTGAAGCTGGCTGATGGTCAAGAGGTCATACTCAGTGATGCTAAAAACGGCGTTATTGCCACGCAAAGCCAAGCTACCATAACCAAAAATACAAAAGGCCAAATTGTCTATCAGCATCATGCTGATGCCAAGCCTGTTGGTATTAATGAAATCAGCACACCACGGGGCGGCGAATATCAGGTCGTATTACCAGACCGCACGCATGTTTGGTTGAATGCTGCAACGACCCTCAAATTCCCGACTGCCTTTACCGGTAAAGAAAGAGTGATTGAGCTGGATGGGGAAGCGTACTTTGAAGTGGCAAAAGATAAAAAACATCCTTTCATTGTCAGGTCGAACGGACAATCTGTACAGGTACTCGGTACCCACTTCAACATCAAATCTTACAAAGACGAAAGTGCTATCGTTACAACACTGTTAGAGGGAAGCGTCACAGTGACCAAAAATGGTCATCAAACTTTGCTGATACCAGGTGAACAGGCTATTGCTACAGATAAGATACAGGTAAGCGAGGTAGATGTAGATGCTGCAGTTGCCTGGAAAAATGGTAAAACAGTTTTTGATCACAATGATATACCAACAATGATGCGCGGCTTAAGCAGATGGTATAACGTAGATGTTGAATACAGAGGCAGCGTACCGCAAAGAAGTTTCACCGGCGGCATTTCCAGGCAAAGCAATCTTTCGGGCGTGCTGAAGATCCTGCAGTCAAGCGGTATCAATGCCAGAATAGAAGATAAGAAGATAGTCATTCAACCCTAA
- a CDS encoding DUF6443 domain-containing protein — translation MTEGILLKPTSTIIKPNKFLKMLNRFIFALLIALIGFSASAQESITGPDVAIEGLSYTYNLDPSNYPAAGSPGTWIIKGGVIQQQNADAANGTIYVTVQWSYLSSNMDRDGSVAYKYSNDKGFSIHVNIIDWYNAVVDCSTIAPLSQEPEYLATPQVIATPGCAVPNGMPFTIVYQWAYATLPGIYYGEGKTEFIDLNTITWTDIPGATNYNLTPFSMNYLGTTVYRLRTKVIATGSVPLPARNTFFSYAFVKLSEFDAGSISYNTQEPYFQTVNHSFAWASVQVGLGTAPLQIGQLPSNGGLCTSKTYTWQVSYDGEPWQDIYTGVDLPSQFHPVVNINTKIRRRVECAGVALYSNTLTYDYIYNSPWTENRNYLRINSVEIPGVKSWAQADALSIGEKQQGTTYYDGLLRPIQQICKETSADGDIDVWSDVVTHIEYDGAGRSEKQYLSYPSQTNIGLFKENAKAEQIDFFHNYYNEGPTANTFRQLEFDNNPLSRAVKRREAGESWGSNTNYKAPVVDYSFNKAQENVRIWNIGAAPGDYPSTSTTYAEGSLYKITLKDEQEKLTVQYIDFSGQVIFSKVQLNDAGPNLDMDGYDGWLCTYYVYDDFGRFRFEITPSAVTALRSLNWNLAGNPTIIDELCFYADYDAKGRQIIKHSPGAGQIHSVYDSRDRLVLTQDQKQRALAKWSFCLYDEFDRPVANGLFESTENRSSHQSFVDNSTQGKVNVTLFTGISETVAAYNPIAGGGFSCNNCSNEVINKVYYYDENSFTGSATFDPGYSFDGVYSSIAETSELSFRVNGHAVGYKERVIDQLHDDNNPGNDRFLTTTIFYDEQLRNFETISQNIKGGFDISVELFDFTGKVINDFGRHAYPNHAMDGFQIFSTYYYDQVGRFLYGRRKYGSNNSWKQVKTLLYDVFGRIKTKALGQDYWTATPALETLEYSYNIHGWLTGINREYALSNVDHDQRNKYFGLALDYDNKSGEFLNSRRNGQINAAVWKTQGDNVTRRFDYGYDNIGRFASASYLQKDQPSGQWSNLTADFSVKGISYDENGNILTYQRKSQLPGQLGGTIIDDLEYHYKYRNGIMTNQLDNVIDHAIGDFKMGDFYGGSYNQQNAYEYDDNGNLIKDEYKHLSNTGSIEWNYLDKPWRIKKDGVSITEFVYDASGGKLQKIVTQLPTIANNNQTTVTTTTYLGDFIYEYTTTSPADELKFILFEEGRIRITTPVNTYGSQIPALEISGGIQFPAISKIGVFDYFVRDNQGSTRMVLTDEVHKERHACTMETANSAVQQYEEITFGNVDNSGNVNSSNEVVATRVLKTTKNWQCNSTGNYVSRLLATSTDGVVGPNMFLKVMSGDKVSANVSSYFPEDDQSTNVPLLTPLANILVGNFNNAVSGSLLKNNISSINTELVDPFGSLVNFLTTQEANANPGLPKAYLNWLFFDERFQLISGGSAQITRDCGQVTMQEQMAPKNGYAFVFISSRIPLRAVYFDDLVVNHERSAILEETHYYPGGLKMQAICAKALSKMPNQYGYQGAFAEEDEESGYTEFFLRMYDPQLNRWISPDPFDQFESPYVGMGNDPVNMIDPSGGSVPVPVRYIWNASKPLAEVVVVSSPRIAGVIRLGGTMVLTSTGVRLNNLTHLATPSSFPQPAEVTRAAAGSGSSGRGQTASAPKKKWSEKIKATKFEYSETDNIAQSGGKFVTNVVFSLWNGLVGTAEFIESPIESTENLFNAIDAGVSYIQNTEFDEILSDAGDFVSDPHNWEDAVALIAGPKVLPKIGKFGGKVLNAAADFGSAAVGAASTAAGAAGAAGAAVIRRVFGAVQRHHVIPNQIYKEFKHFMPDGYKQNGAWNLKKLPRPFHGNHPKYNDFVRRRINSMLQNGPLSDPGLRSLQKELRFEMNDILKNGTHRTLNDAYRFRL, via the coding sequence ATGACAGAAGGAATATTATTAAAACCTACGAGTACCATTATAAAACCAAATAAATTTTTGAAGATGTTAAATCGATTCATCTTTGCTTTACTGATTGCACTTATTGGTTTTTCAGCATCTGCACAGGAGTCCATCACCGGACCTGATGTTGCAATTGAAGGACTTTCCTATACCTACAATCTTGACCCTTCTAACTATCCGGCTGCGGGAAGTCCTGGCACCTGGATAATAAAAGGGGGTGTTATTCAACAACAAAACGCAGATGCTGCAAACGGGACGATATATGTAACAGTTCAATGGAGTTATCTGAGCTCTAATATGGACCGTGATGGAAGTGTCGCTTACAAATACTCAAACGACAAAGGGTTTAGTATTCATGTGAACATAATTGACTGGTATAATGCTGTAGTAGATTGCAGTACAATTGCGCCACTATCCCAAGAACCAGAATATTTAGCTACACCACAGGTTATAGCAACGCCAGGATGCGCTGTACCTAACGGGATGCCTTTCACAATTGTATACCAATGGGCTTATGCTACCCTACCTGGTATTTACTATGGTGAGGGAAAAACTGAATTTATTGACCTGAATACGATCACGTGGACAGATATTCCTGGTGCAACAAACTATAACCTGACTCCGTTTTCAATGAACTATTTAGGCACCACTGTATACAGACTTCGCACGAAAGTTATAGCAACAGGAAGCGTGCCCTTGCCAGCACGAAATACTTTTTTTAGCTACGCTTTTGTAAAGCTGAGTGAATTTGATGCGGGTTCTATCAGCTATAATACACAAGAACCCTATTTTCAAACAGTAAATCATTCTTTTGCCTGGGCATCAGTTCAAGTTGGTTTAGGTACGGCACCCCTGCAAATAGGTCAGCTACCTTCTAATGGGGGACTTTGTACTTCTAAAACCTACACATGGCAGGTTTCTTATGATGGCGAACCGTGGCAAGACATTTATACTGGCGTCGATCTGCCCTCGCAATTTCACCCGGTAGTAAATATTAACACAAAGATTAGAAGAAGAGTTGAATGTGCCGGTGTTGCCCTCTACTCAAATACACTGACATATGACTATATATATAACTCCCCCTGGACAGAGAACAGGAATTACCTACGGATAAACAGTGTTGAGATTCCCGGCGTAAAAAGTTGGGCACAGGCTGATGCATTGTCTATTGGCGAGAAGCAGCAGGGAACTACCTATTATGATGGATTGCTGCGCCCTATCCAACAAATATGTAAAGAAACCAGTGCTGATGGTGACATCGACGTTTGGAGTGATGTAGTCACCCACATCGAGTACGATGGTGCCGGCAGGAGCGAAAAGCAATACCTATCTTATCCTTCTCAAACTAATATTGGTCTTTTTAAAGAAAATGCGAAGGCGGAACAAATAGATTTCTTTCATAACTATTACAATGAAGGCCCTACTGCCAATACCTTTCGTCAATTAGAGTTTGACAATAATCCATTATCCAGAGCGGTTAAAAGAAGAGAAGCAGGTGAATCCTGGGGTAGTAATACAAATTATAAGGCTCCGGTAGTTGATTATAGCTTTAATAAGGCACAGGAAAACGTTCGTATATGGAATATCGGTGCGGCACCGGGTGACTATCCCAGTACAAGTACTACATATGCTGAAGGCAGTCTCTACAAAATCACACTGAAGGATGAGCAGGAAAAATTAACTGTCCAATATATTGATTTTAGTGGTCAGGTTATATTCTCTAAAGTTCAGTTAAATGACGCGGGGCCAAATCTTGATATGGATGGCTATGATGGTTGGTTATGCACCTACTACGTATACGACGACTTTGGTCGTTTTAGATTCGAAATTACGCCAAGTGCCGTAACAGCACTGAGGAGCTTGAATTGGAATTTAGCTGGAAACCCAACCATCATAGATGAATTATGCTTTTACGCTGATTATGATGCTAAAGGTCGCCAGATAATTAAACATTCCCCGGGTGCGGGTCAGATACATTCAGTTTACGATAGCCGTGATAGGCTCGTGCTTACTCAAGATCAAAAACAGCGAGCCCTTGCTAAGTGGAGTTTCTGCCTTTACGATGAATTTGATCGCCCCGTAGCCAATGGTTTGTTTGAGTCAACGGAAAATCGATCCAGCCACCAGTCGTTTGTTGATAATTCTACTCAGGGAAAGGTTAATGTAACGCTATTTACCGGCATTTCTGAAACTGTCGCGGCCTATAATCCTATTGCCGGAGGCGGGTTTAGTTGCAATAACTGCAGTAATGAAGTAATCAACAAGGTATATTACTATGATGAAAATTCTTTTACTGGAAGTGCAACTTTTGATCCCGGCTATTCATTCGATGGCGTATATTCTTCAATTGCTGAAACATCAGAGTTATCGTTCAGGGTCAATGGCCATGCCGTTGGTTATAAAGAAAGGGTAATTGACCAATTACATGATGACAACAATCCAGGGAATGACAGGTTTCTGACAACAACAATCTTTTATGATGAGCAATTAAGAAACTTCGAAACGATTTCCCAAAATATCAAAGGTGGATTTGATATCAGCGTCGAACTGTTTGACTTTACTGGCAAAGTAATTAATGATTTTGGCCGGCACGCATACCCCAATCATGCGATGGACGGTTTTCAAATTTTTAGTACATACTATTACGACCAGGTTGGACGCTTTCTTTACGGACGTAGAAAATACGGTAGCAATAATTCCTGGAAACAGGTTAAGACACTGCTTTATGACGTATTTGGTAGAATAAAAACAAAAGCATTAGGTCAGGACTACTGGACCGCTACACCTGCCCTCGAAACACTAGAATATAGTTATAACATTCATGGATGGTTGACTGGCATCAACAGAGAGTATGCGTTATCTAATGTTGACCATGACCAGAGAAACAAATATTTTGGATTAGCACTGGATTACGATAATAAAAGCGGAGAGTTCTTGAATAGTCGGCGTAATGGCCAGATAAATGCAGCCGTTTGGAAAACACAAGGCGACAATGTAACCCGGAGATTTGATTATGGTTATGATAATATCGGTCGGTTTGCCAGCGCTTCTTATTTGCAGAAAGATCAGCCTTCAGGACAGTGGAGTAATTTAACAGCTGACTTCAGCGTCAAGGGTATTTCCTACGATGAAAATGGAAACATTTTAACCTACCAGCGAAAAAGCCAGTTGCCCGGGCAGCTTGGCGGTACAATCATAGACGACCTTGAGTATCATTATAAGTATCGGAATGGTATAATGACTAACCAGTTGGACAATGTCATTGATCATGCGATTGGCGATTTCAAGATGGGAGATTTCTATGGCGGTAGTTACAACCAGCAAAATGCTTATGAATATGATGATAACGGCAATTTGATCAAGGATGAATATAAGCACCTGAGCAATACTGGATCGATTGAATGGAACTATTTAGATAAACCCTGGCGTATTAAAAAAGATGGCGTTTCAATTACCGAATTTGTGTACGATGCAAGTGGCGGGAAGCTTCAGAAAATTGTTACCCAATTGCCCACCATTGCAAACAACAATCAAACAACTGTAACGACTACCACATACCTGGGGGATTTTATTTACGAATACACAACCACATCGCCCGCGGATGAGCTGAAATTTATACTCTTTGAAGAAGGTAGAATCAGAATTACCACTCCTGTTAATACCTATGGCAGCCAGATACCTGCCCTCGAAATTTCAGGCGGCATTCAATTTCCTGCCATTTCTAAGATTGGTGTGTTTGATTATTTCGTCAGAGATAATCAAGGGAGCACAAGGATGGTGCTTACTGATGAAGTTCATAAGGAGCGACATGCATGTACAATGGAAACGGCTAATTCGGCCGTACAACAATATGAAGAAATCACTTTTGGAAATGTTGATAATAGCGGCAACGTAAACTCATCGAACGAAGTAGTAGCAACCAGAGTTTTAAAAACAACAAAAAACTGGCAATGCAATTCAACAGGAAACTATGTTAGCAGACTTTTGGCAACATCAACCGATGGTGTTGTAGGGCCTAACATGTTTCTAAAGGTGATGTCTGGTGATAAAGTAAGTGCAAACGTATCTTCCTATTTCCCAGAGGATGATCAAAGTACCAACGTTCCTTTATTAACTCCATTGGCAAACATACTGGTTGGTAATTTTAATAATGCTGTATCCGGTTCACTGCTCAAAAATAATATTAGTAGTATCAATACTGAACTGGTAGACCCTTTCGGTTCACTTGTCAACTTTTTAACAACTCAGGAAGCTAATGCCAACCCGGGTCTTCCTAAAGCTTATTTAAACTGGCTCTTTTTTGATGAGAGGTTTCAGTTAATTAGCGGCGGCTCTGCTCAAATAACCAGGGACTGCGGCCAGGTAACTATGCAGGAACAAATGGCGCCTAAAAATGGATATGCGTTTGTTTTTATAAGCAGTAGAATTCCTCTGCGGGCAGTTTATTTTGATGATTTGGTCGTAAATCATGAGCGTTCTGCAATATTGGAGGAAACACACTATTATCCTGGTGGGCTGAAAATGCAGGCTATCTGTGCGAAAGCACTAAGTAAAATGCCTAATCAATACGGCTATCAGGGGGCCTTTGCTGAAGAGGATGAAGAAAGCGGCTATACTGAGTTTTTTCTTCGGATGTATGATCCGCAATTGAACAGGTGGATCAGCCCGGACCCTTTCGATCAGTTTGAAAGCCCTTATGTTGGAATGGGGAATGATCCGGTGAATATGATCGACCCGTCAGGTGGCTCTGTTCCCGTACCGGTACGATACATCTGGAACGCTTCTAAGCCGCTTGCAGAAGTTGTCGTTGTTTCATCGCCACGTATTGCAGGTGTCATCAGGCTTGGGGGAACAATGGTACTTACCAGCACCGGGGTCCGGTTGAATAATCTAACTCACCTGGCCACGCCATCATCATTTCCCCAACCTGCCGAAGTTACCCGGGCTGCAGCTGGTTCAGGATCTTCAGGTCGGGGGCAAACGGCCAGTGCTCCAAAGAAGAAATGGAGTGAAAAAATTAAAGCGACCAAGTTTGAGTATTCGGAAACCGACAATATTGCACAGTCCGGGGGCAAGTTTGTAACAAACGTTGTTTTTAGCCTTTGGAATGGGTTAGTTGGCACGGCGGAATTTATCGAAAGCCCAATTGAATCGACTGAGAATTTATTCAATGCCATAGATGCCGGTGTCAGCTACATTCAAAATACAGAATTTGATGAAATTTTATCGGATGCCGGAGACTTTGTAAGCGATCCTCATAATTGGGAAGATGCTGTCGCGCTTATCGCGGGACCAAAAGTGTTGCCCAAAATAGGGAAGTTCGGAGGCAAAGTTTTAAATGCTGCAGCGGACTTTGGATCTGCAGCTGTGGGTGCTGCAAGCACAGCTGCGGGTGCTGCGGGGGCGGCAGGGGCTGCTGTTATCCGCCGCGTTTTCGGAGCAGTGCAAAGACACCACGTAATACCCAATCAAATATATAAGGAATTTAAGCATTTTATGCCCGACGGCTACAAGCAAAATGGAGCTTGGAACTTGAAAAAGCTGCCTCGGCCTTTTCATGGAAATCATCCTAAGTATAACGACTTTGTTAGAAGAAGAATAAATTCGATGTTACAAAATGGACCTTTATCCGATCCTGGGTTAAGAAGCTTACAAAAAGAACTTAGATTTGAAATGAATGATATTTTAAAGAACGGTACACACCGAACTTTAAATGATGCATATAGATTTAGATTATGA